The nucleotide sequence CAGGCCCCTGGACAGTCCATTGCCCTGGGATCATCTGCACTGCGGTGTGAGCCGGAGATTCCTCGACATCGAGCGGCAAAGGGCTCTGCAGGGAGCGACCACCCTGGACTGTCGATACAACTCCTGCCGACAATGCGGGGCCTGTCCTTCGGAAACGGCGAAAATTCCCAGGGATCAAGCGCCCTCGGGAATCGTCATGCCCCGGGTCAACAGGACCTCGTTTCGCCGCGACGCCCCCATGACTCATTCGAACACGACCCGCCGAGATCTTTCGGCCAAGGCCTGTCACCATCGAATTTGGCATCGAAAAACGGGGCTTTGTTCCTATCTCAGCCAACTGGAGCTGCAGCGGGTGCTGGAGCGGGCAATGCGCCGGGCCGATTTGCCTCTGAGCTTCAGTCAGGGATACAGCCCCTCGCCGTGCATGTCCTTCGGCTGGGCACTGCCGGTCGGTGTTGAGAGTCGGGAGGAATGGTTCAATGCGTTTTTTCGGGAAGAGGTGGAGCCGGGCCGGGTGGCTGAATCATTGAGAGGGCAGATGCCCGAGGGGCTCGAGGTGACCAGGATCGAACGTCTGGGTCCGGGCAAGAGGCAGTCCAGGACCTTGGCCGAGGACTTCAGCTTGACGGTTCATGCCGGATCCCTCCGGGGCAAACCCTTGACCAGGATCTGGGACGAGTTTCTTCACGCTTCGTCCTGGGTCGTCGAGGTGACGGGCAAAAAGGGAAAGATCAGGGAGGCGGATATGAAGCCCTTTGTCTTGGAGGTTCTCTATTTTGAGCCTTCAAGCGTGTCCTTGCTCCTGGACTGGCGGGAAGGCTATGTCAATCCTTTGCGGCTTGTTTCGGCGGTCTGTCCGGACCTCGAACCCCAGGATTTTGTCTTGGTCAAGGAGCGCCAGTGGATGGATGAGAATCTCAAGTGGCGGCTGGAGTCCATGGGCGGGCGTTCCGGTACGGTTTCTAGCGGCGCTTTGAAAAATTTCATGGAGGAAAAGGGATGAAGGATGCTGATCAAGCCTTGCAGGACGTTCTGGAAGTGTTCCAGTTCGAGTATTGGTTGAGGTTCTATTTTCTTCTGGAGGAGGGAGGCGACTTCTTCATCAGGCTTGACGAGAAGACGATCGAGCGCATGGCCCTAGAGTATCCTCACTTGGTCGAATTTGCCAGGCGACTCAACGAGACCCATCTGACTCCAGAGATCTCGAGGAAACTCGTCGGGGAGCATCTTTTTAAGCATTATGAGGGACAGCGCTACAAGCCGGGGCTCACGGAGTCCGTTCTGGACGGAAGAGAGTTTAATCAGGAAATGTATCTCTTTAACATGTGGGCCAATCTTCATGAGCGACAACTGGACGAGCATTTGTTCCCGTTCGAACGATGGGAAACGATGTTCAACGAGTGGAAGGCGTCGGAGAGCGGGGCGAAGGTTCTGGACGCGGCCAGAATGCAGGGCGCGTCAGGGCAGTCCGGTCGAAGCTGAAGTTTTGGAATAGACCCGGAACAGAGACCGCGGCCCCTGTTCCGGAACGGTTCGGTTCAGAAGGGAGGCTCGTCCATGGCGCTGGCCTCGGACGGGAAGGCCGGCCCCATGTCGTCGGGGTAGTCGTTCCGGCCCGAAGACTGGACCGCAGGTTTGGGCCGGGAAGGAGCCTGTGTATAGCCACCGGCTTGTTCTCCGGCCTTGGAGTCCAAGAACTGGACGCGCTGGGCGACGATCTCCGTCATGTATCTTTTTTGGCCCTGCTGGTCGTCCCAGCTCCTGGTTTGGAGCTTGCCTTCCACCAGAACCAGGCGGCCCTTGCCGAGATAGTTGGCGCAAGTTTCGGCCTGACGGCCGAAGATCACTACCCTGTGCCACTCCGTTCTCTCAACCTTGTTTCCGGTCTTGCTGTCGGTATATCCCTCGTCGGTGGCCACGGACATGTTGGTCACCGGCTGGCCGCCGGTCGTGTATTTCAATTCGAGATCCTGACCGATGCGTCCGACGAGAATGACCTTGTTCATGCTTCCTGCCATTTTATACCTCCCAGTTTGAAATTGTTCGTCAATTTCGGGGCATGTCCGCCTCGAGCAGGTCGATGGCGTCTTCGAGACGGTCGCTGTAGGCGTTGGCCTCTCCGGCCTTCCAGTCGGCCAGATTCTTTTCCAAGCCGTCCCGCAGGACGGCGATTTTTGGAAAGTGTTCGTCCATGGCCAGCCGGGCCTCCGTTGGAAGATCGTCGGAGAAGAGGTGAAGGTCGCCCAGGGAGCGAACGAGTTCCAGAACACCTCGGATTTTCGTGGCCGGTAAGGGGCTTCCTGGCGGAAAGGCGAGTTCGAACAGCTTGGGCCACGCTCGGCGAACGTCGTCTTCGCTGTATGTGGTGGCCATGACCCTTATCTGCAACATCCTGCCCATGCGACTATCCTCGGAGCCCGTTGGTTTCGGATTCGCCGGCCAAGCCGGGTCTCCGGTGGAAGGGCCTTCAAAGAAAAGACTTTGAACGCGGCCGTTTCGTTCAGTTTCTTTCCTCCCATTCGCTTTGGACCCTGGCCACGACATCCTCGACTTGGCGCAGTTGGTCTTCGGGACAGATGCCGATCAAAGGTTGTCCGGCGTCCTGGGTCCCGGCGGGGTCAAAGAAGACCATATAAACGATGCCCTCAGGGCCTTGATACGGGATCTGGGTCTCGCGCTTCATCCTGGAGAGGATGAAGAGGTCCTCGCCGGTTTTTACCCGCACGGATCGGCATCCCTTGGCCCGAATTTTGGTGTCCACTTCGGGAATGAAATAGTAGATTCCCTTTTCCGGTGCGGCGAAGACGTGAAGTGCTTCGCGAAGAAGAATTTTCAGGACCTCTTCCCGGGTCAGATAATGCCTGATGGTCAGCAGGGGAGTCCCGGCGGTGACGAAGTCGCCATTTTCGATTTCCGAGAAGGAAATGAGCTCGCCCTTGCGTGGGGCGCGGACGATTTTTTTGTTTCGTTCCCGCTCAAGAACGGCCAGCGGCGTTCCCGGGATTTCCTCCCAGATTCCAGAAGGGCCTGTCACACGGTCGCCGGGTTTGACGGCCTCGAAGCTGACGGTTCCGCAATGGGGGGCACGGACCACGATCTCCTCGTAGGGTTCGTTTTTGATCCGGTCCAACAGATGGGAGATGTCGAGCACGTTGCTTCCTATCGGTAGTAGAGGTTCCGGCCGCCCATGGTTTGCAGCGCCTGATGGAGGTTGTTCCGGATTTCACGGCGGTCCCAGATGCCCTGGATGTGCCCTCTGGATAGGGCCCGGTAGGCCTTGTGGTAGTCTGGAGGAATGTCCATGCTCGTGGTTTCCTTGATGACTCCCGGTCCGGCGAAGCCGATGTTGGATGAGCGGATGGCGAACTGGTACGGCGAACAACCCAGAAAACTGGCCACTGGACCAGCGTAGGAATTCGTGTCGTAGAGCACGAGGTAGAGCCCGCCCGACTCCATGTACCGGCGGACGGCCAGGGTGCAACGGGGCATCTGGATGACGCCGTTGGTTCCTTCCTGGATTCTGATGCCGGCCGTGCCGTGGACGTAGGCAATGAAGGGCAGATGCCTTCGGCGGGCCTGGTCGATGGCCCGGATGAATTTTTCCCCCTCGGCGGCACCGACGCTTCCCCCCCGGAAAGGGGCCATGA is from Deltaproteobacteria bacterium and encodes:
- a CDS encoding single-stranded DNA-binding protein, producing MAGSMNKVILVGRIGQDLELKYTTGGQPVTNMSVATDEGYTDSKTGNKVERTEWHRVVIFGRQAETCANYLGKGRLVLVEGKLQTRSWDDQQGQKRYMTEIVAQRVQFLDSKAGEQAGGYTQAPSRPKPAVQSSGRNDYPDDMGPAFPSEASAMDEPPF
- a CDS encoding biotin attachment protein is translated as MLDISHLLDRIKNEPYEEIVVRAPHCGTVSFEAVKPGDRVTGPSGIWEEIPGTPLAVLERERNKKIVRAPRKGELISFSEIENGDFVTAGTPLLTIRHYLTREEVLKILLREALHVFAAPEKGIYYFIPEVDTKIRAKGCRSVRVKTGEDLFILSRMKRETQIPYQGPEGIVYMVFFDPAGTQDAGQPLIGICPEDQLRQVEDVVARVQSEWEERN
- a CDS encoding DUF2344 domain-containing protein, producing RPLDSPLPWDHLHCGVSRRFLDIERQRALQGATTLDCRYNSCRQCGACPSETAKIPRDQAPSGIVMPRVNRTSFRRDAPMTHSNTTRRDLSAKACHHRIWHRKTGLCSYLSQLELQRVLERAMRRADLPLSFSQGYSPSPCMSFGWALPVGVESREEWFNAFFREEVEPGRVAESLRGQMPEGLEVTRIERLGPGKRQSRTLAEDFSLTVHAGSLRGKPLTRIWDEFLHASSWVVEVTGKKGKIREADMKPFVLEVLYFEPSSVSLLLDWREGYVNPLRLVSAVCPDLEPQDFVLVKERQWMDENLKWRLESMGGRSGTVSSGALKNFMEEKG